A window of Pedobacter lusitanus contains these coding sequences:
- a CDS encoding RES family NAD+ phosphorylase: MIVFRIGHKNYAGSLTASGVNGRWASAGKRVIYCAENIPLAFMENMVRRQGVGFNQDFKTVFVEIPDDLLINTVEESKLDPDWRDPYDYSHCQPIGNKWFDDLRFPVLKVPSAVMPECNNYVLNTLHPDFKRIRLIAVTDLVPDVRIEDILKKYH, from the coding sequence ATGATTGTATTCAGAATAGGGCATAAAAATTATGCGGGTTCACTCACTGCATCAGGGGTAAACGGAAGATGGGCCTCTGCTGGTAAGCGGGTAATCTATTGCGCAGAAAACATACCACTGGCCTTCATGGAAAATATGGTACGGAGACAGGGGGTAGGTTTCAATCAGGACTTTAAAACTGTTTTTGTTGAAATTCCGGATGATTTATTAATTAATACTGTCGAGGAAAGTAAACTGGATCCTGACTGGCGTGATCCTTATGATTACAGTCATTGTCAGCCAATAGGAAATAAATGGTTTGACGACCTGAGATTTCCTGTGCTCAAAGTTCCATCGGCTGTCATGCCTGAGTGTAATAACTACGTGCTGAATACGCTGCATCCTGATTTTAAAAGAATCAGACTAATTGCTGTTACAGATCTTGTACCGGACGTAAGAATAGAAGATATCCTCAAAAAATATCATTAA
- a CDS encoding antitoxin Xre-like helix-turn-helix domain-containing protein produces the protein MSTTSVLLSDKRTETLRVKFNAIDVSDDMKVFQYARQGLKPGLFYDFAEAINISNKSLADLINISSRTISNYKEQKKLLEPVYGEHLLKLIGLYKKGVELFGSVDEFSYWLNKPFWNSKERPMDWLTTPGGVDLVADELIKMAYGDAV, from the coding sequence CGGACAGAAACACTTCGCGTCAAGTTTAATGCAATTGACGTAAGTGATGATATGAAGGTCTTTCAATATGCAAGACAAGGGCTAAAGCCAGGGCTATTCTATGATTTTGCTGAAGCGATTAATATTTCTAATAAATCACTGGCAGATCTGATTAATATATCTTCCAGGACCATCAGTAACTATAAAGAACAAAAGAAATTACTGGAACCTGTTTATGGGGAGCATTTGCTTAAATTAATAGGTCTTTATAAAAAAGGAGTAGAGTTATTTGGCTCAGTTGATGAATTCAGCTATTGGTTAAACAAACCTTTCTGGAATTCAAAAGAACGTCCTATGGATTGGTTAACAACTCCGGGAGGGGTAGACCTGGTAGCAGATGAACTGATAAAAATGGCTTATGGTGATGCCGTTTAA
- a CDS encoding class I SAM-dependent methyltransferase yields MKNNYDRIAGYYDVLSRMVYFRAQMKAQIDQLSAIPVNSTILIAGGGTGWILEEIARIHPSGLKITYVEISSKMLDISKKRDVKANTVTYIHSAMEDFKTTALYDVIITAFFFDNFAADSVGTVFNQLNGLLKSGGLWLFSDFYYTEKSGKVWQRLLLQAMYSFFSKISAVEAKSLINTEHLFEERLYSPLNTSFYYRRFIKSIIYRKPD; encoded by the coding sequence ATGAAAAATAATTATGATCGTATAGCCGGATATTATGATGTGCTGAGCCGGATGGTTTATTTTCGTGCTCAGATGAAAGCACAGATTGATCAGCTGAGTGCTATTCCGGTAAACAGTACTATCCTAATTGCAGGGGGAGGCACGGGTTGGATACTGGAGGAAATTGCCAGAATACATCCTTCCGGTTTAAAGATCACTTATGTCGAAATCTCTTCAAAAATGCTTGACATTTCAAAGAAAAGGGATGTAAAAGCTAATACTGTAACTTATATCCATTCTGCTATGGAGGATTTTAAAACAACAGCTCTTTATGATGTTATAATTACAGCTTTCTTTTTTGATAATTTTGCTGCGGATAGTGTAGGCACTGTCTTCAATCAGCTTAATGGTTTGCTGAAATCCGGTGGTCTGTGGTTGTTTTCTGATTTTTATTACACTGAAAAGTCTGGAAAAGTATGGCAGCGGTTGTTATTACAGGCAATGTATTCGTTTTTTAGTAAGATTTCTGCTGTTGAAGCAAAATCGCTGATTAATACAGAACATCTCTTTGAAGAAAGGCTGTATTCTCCACTCAATACATCTTTTTATTACCGTCGTTTTATTAAAAGTATAATTTACCGGAAGCCTGATTAG